Proteins encoded together in one Chitinophaga lutea window:
- a CDS encoding XrtN system VIT domain-containing protein, with protein sequence MKAIKDKLFDPAYLTYLSLLLINLIVYWFTETYHPLPGKALPIFCVHYASAVIAMGMYFTLRRDRREGVFSVILLLFTISCYALNREVELFDQSTAWFNALLLTVSANLLLVRYREYFPRALQYANSFLLGVAAVVYGYLSIYLLPMYPISIPALIALGLSVHTFIPLILTVHVVLIIRKQLPAAGNRWMFAAGMAIPLVVVIAFTVRFNEETTRLNRIFNRQLANSNDLPAWVEAAMRVEKGMVTDRVLKSGFTYRKPLSLDGPFFIPERRMNEPLVHDPLVTIAMNFSPELQLDEESRIQLLDTRFNARHATQERLWGGDHLKTMYVNTRVQIWPRLHLSYTEKMISVSNTSAQRREEAIYTFQLPEGGVVTSLSLWINGKEEKSILTTREKADSAYRTIVGVEKRDPSLVRWQEGNTVSVRVFPVDGQQTRQFKIGFTAPLAANGKLLTYRNSPFKGPRVQNVPEDVMVEFMSTPVNPTAPQYFQRTGNLYTSDKDYQPEWNITFHDEGFHNASFSFNDNEYTLKPYAMQRVPAVTDAVYLDVNASWTMAECEQVIKMAGGRPVYVWTGQQMARADKSSLAAPLQFNFSLFPVHRIPNPATALLVTKSTGISPHVSELEGSDFKKGLARWLARPEQPKIRLLDLGPELSPYLKSLKEQRVFRYEKGGLLLVKVLLDSGQFAADIETPSQVVIDEANLIIGKKPGTGQNSAPDHLMRLFAYNHIIQQKGRGAMPDSLVALAQEAYVVTPLTSLVVLETQKDYDRFGIKDSGNSLKNASAKADGAVPEPHEWALIILVVLTLLYVKFKPVWNRSNA encoded by the coding sequence ATGAAAGCAATTAAAGATAAACTATTCGATCCGGCCTACCTGACCTATTTATCCCTTTTGCTGATCAACCTGATCGTTTACTGGTTTACGGAAACCTACCATCCCTTGCCGGGCAAAGCATTGCCCATTTTCTGCGTGCACTACGCCAGCGCGGTGATCGCGATGGGGATGTACTTCACCCTGCGCCGCGACAGGAGGGAAGGGGTATTCAGCGTGATATTGCTCCTCTTCACCATCAGCTGTTATGCGCTGAACAGGGAGGTGGAACTGTTCGATCAATCCACGGCCTGGTTCAATGCGTTGCTGCTGACGGTATCGGCCAACCTGCTGCTGGTGCGGTACCGGGAGTATTTCCCGCGGGCGCTGCAGTATGCGAACAGTTTCCTGCTGGGCGTGGCGGCGGTGGTGTACGGTTATCTCTCCATATACCTGCTGCCGATGTACCCGATCAGCATACCGGCGCTGATAGCGCTGGGCCTTTCGGTGCACACGTTCATCCCGCTCATTCTCACGGTGCATGTGGTATTGATCATCCGCAAACAACTCCCGGCCGCGGGCAACCGCTGGATGTTTGCGGCGGGTATGGCGATACCGCTGGTGGTGGTGATCGCATTTACCGTCCGTTTCAACGAAGAAACCACGCGCCTCAACCGCATTTTCAACCGGCAGCTGGCCAACAGCAACGACCTGCCGGCCTGGGTGGAAGCGGCCATGCGGGTTGAAAAAGGCATGGTGACGGACCGGGTGCTGAAAAGCGGCTTCACCTACCGCAAACCGCTGTCGCTGGACGGACCGTTCTTCATACCGGAACGCCGCATGAACGAGCCCCTGGTGCACGATCCGCTGGTGACCATCGCCATGAACTTTTCACCGGAGCTGCAGCTCGACGAAGAAAGCCGCATCCAGCTGCTGGATACGCGTTTCAATGCCCGCCACGCCACGCAGGAAAGACTCTGGGGCGGCGATCACCTGAAAACCATGTATGTCAACACCCGGGTGCAGATCTGGCCCAGACTGCATCTGTCGTACACGGAAAAAATGATCTCGGTATCCAACACCAGCGCACAACGGCGAGAGGAAGCGATTTATACATTCCAGCTGCCGGAGGGCGGGGTGGTGACCTCGCTGTCGCTCTGGATAAACGGGAAGGAAGAAAAGAGCATCCTGACGACCCGTGAAAAAGCGGACTCGGCCTACCGGACGATCGTGGGCGTGGAAAAACGCGACCCTTCACTGGTGCGCTGGCAGGAAGGCAACACGGTGTCGGTGCGTGTGTTCCCGGTAGACGGGCAGCAGACGCGCCAGTTCAAAATCGGCTTCACCGCCCCGCTGGCGGCAAACGGCAAACTGCTCACATACCGCAACAGCCCGTTCAAAGGCCCCCGGGTACAGAATGTACCGGAAGATGTGATGGTGGAATTCATGAGCACGCCCGTGAATCCCACGGCCCCGCAATATTTCCAGCGGACGGGCAACCTCTACACATCCGATAAGGATTACCAGCCCGAATGGAACATCACCTTCCACGACGAAGGTTTTCATAACGCGTCCTTTTCCTTTAACGATAACGAATACACGCTGAAACCATATGCGATGCAGCGTGTGCCCGCGGTGACGGATGCGGTATACCTGGATGTCAACGCTTCGTGGACGATGGCGGAATGCGAACAGGTGATCAAAATGGCCGGCGGCCGGCCGGTGTATGTGTGGACCGGGCAGCAGATGGCCAGAGCCGACAAAAGCAGCCTGGCGGCGCCGCTGCAATTCAATTTCAGCCTGTTCCCCGTTCACCGCATCCCCAACCCGGCCACCGCATTGCTGGTCACCAAAAGCACCGGCATTTCGCCGCATGTCAGCGAGCTGGAAGGCAGCGATTTCAAAAAGGGCCTCGCCCGCTGGCTGGCCCGGCCGGAGCAGCCGAAAATCCGCCTGCTCGACCTCGGCCCGGAACTGAGCCCGTACCTGAAATCCCTCAAGGAGCAGCGGGTGTTCCGCTATGAAAAAGGCGGCCTGCTATTGGTGAAGGTGCTGCTCGACAGCGGGCAGTTCGCGGCGGACATCGAAACGCCTTCGCAGGTAGTGATCGACGAGGCGAACCTCATCATCGGAAAGAAACCGGGCACGGGGCAGAACAGCGCGCCCGACCATCTGATGCGCCTGTTCGCCTACAATCACATCATACAGCAGAAGGGCAGGGGCGCCATGCCGGATTCGCTGGTGGCCCTGGCGCAGGAGGCCTACGTGGTAACGCCGCTCACGAGCCTGGTGGTGCTGGAAACACAGAAAGATTATGACCGTTTCGGCATCAAAGACAGCGGCAACAGCCTGAAGAACGCGTCCGCCAAAGCCGACGGCGCCGTGCCGGAGCCGCATGAATGGGCCCTGATCATCCTGGTGGTATTAACCCTCTTATACGTAAAATTCAAACCGGTATGGAACAGGTCAAACGCCTGA
- the xrtN gene encoding exosortase N gives MEQVKRLNIRMAAALLMLGVYLFITRYALREYILWDSPGFLLGLAAIPLVLTANPQQKRSLRFYYAALACCVLAWLLPAKTLLYGCVALGLCFLADNVFGRINALPLLALGLMAPVCDYITRIFTFPIRLQLTQWAAGMLNALGLPAVAEGNVMMYNGASFSVEAACMGLGMMVTSMLCGLMLLGIYQKKYGLQVSFAKVCGLLAGIFVLNVISNLFRILLLVVLHLLPDDPMHEATGILCLVAYVLLPLLWFCPWLVKRFGKPPQTKPARRETDRFMLMLSHLCLAGCILLVAYKTTLPGAATPAAAGLPSMPGYALHTLPNNVTKAENDTALVYLKPVGGFYRTDHHPTICWQGSGFAFKQVKEEQAGGSTIYTAILQKGGERLYTAWWYDNGKAQTISQWEWRWNALRYGNDYTLVNVTAATPAALHVETLRWLAKNKMSGRGEM, from the coding sequence ATGGAACAGGTCAAACGCCTGAATATCCGCATGGCGGCGGCGCTGCTGATGCTGGGGGTGTACCTTTTCATCACAAGGTATGCGCTGCGCGAATACATTCTCTGGGATTCGCCGGGGTTTCTGCTGGGGCTGGCGGCCATCCCGCTGGTGCTCACCGCCAACCCGCAACAGAAAAGAAGCCTGCGGTTCTATTACGCCGCCCTGGCCTGCTGCGTGCTGGCCTGGCTGCTGCCGGCAAAAACGCTGCTGTATGGCTGCGTGGCGCTGGGTTTATGTTTCCTGGCCGATAACGTATTCGGCAGGATCAATGCCTTGCCGCTGCTGGCGCTGGGCCTGATGGCGCCGGTTTGCGACTATATTACCCGCATCTTTACATTCCCTATCCGCCTGCAGCTCACTCAATGGGCCGCCGGCATGCTAAATGCGTTGGGACTGCCTGCCGTGGCGGAGGGGAATGTAATGATGTACAACGGAGCTTCCTTTTCGGTGGAAGCCGCCTGCATGGGCCTCGGCATGATGGTGACCTCCATGCTCTGCGGCCTGATGCTGCTGGGCATTTACCAGAAAAAATACGGCCTCCAGGTTTCGTTTGCCAAAGTGTGCGGGCTGCTGGCGGGCATTTTCGTTCTCAACGTGATCAGCAACCTGTTCCGCATACTATTGCTGGTAGTGCTGCACCTGCTGCCGGACGATCCGATGCACGAGGCCACCGGCATCCTCTGCCTGGTAGCCTATGTGCTGCTGCCGTTGCTGTGGTTTTGTCCGTGGCTGGTGAAACGTTTCGGCAAGCCCCCTCAAACAAAACCCGCCAGAAGGGAGACCGACCGCTTTATGCTCATGCTGTCGCATCTCTGCCTGGCTGGCTGCATCCTGCTGGTAGCATACAAAACAACCCTGCCCGGCGCCGCAACGCCCGCAGCCGCCGGCCTTCCATCCATGCCCGGTTACGCCCTCCACACCCTGCCCAACAACGTCACCAAGGCGGAAAACGATACCGCCCTCGTATATCTCAAGCCGGTGGGCGGTTTTTACCGGACAGACCATCATCCCACCATCTGCTGGCAGGGCAGCGGCTTTGCTTTTAAACAGGTGAAGGAAGAACAGGCGGGCGGCAGCACCATTTATACCGCCATCCTTCAAAAGGGCGGGGAACGGCTGTATACCGCCTGGTGGTACGATAACGGAAAAGCACAAACGATCTCGCAATGGGAATGGCGCTGGAACGCGCTCCGTTATGGGAACGATTATACGCTGGTGAACGTTACCGCGGCAACGCCGGCTGCTTTGCATGTGGAGACATTACGCTGGCTGGCGAAAAATAAAATGAGCGGGAGAGGAGAGATGTAA
- a CDS encoding M90 family metallopeptidase: protein MIAVLIPIVIVLFLFWWFWRKPRVKPAEGVESMLAQHVKYYRQLNDADKKRFASEVTEFMGHVTVEGVGTDVDDLDRVLIAASAVIPIFAFPGWKYRNLTNVILYPDTFDEKYQFEGDRRSIMGMVGSGPLNGQMLLSKSALRGGFSEITDKSNTAIHEFVHLVDKTDGTVDGMPQSLLQHRYSMPWLQVMHAEIKRIETGQSDINPYAAMNESEFLAVVSEYFFENPARMQEHHPELYDILSKMFNQNPAAVVNNGAVE, encoded by the coding sequence ATGATAGCCGTATTGATACCGATCGTAATTGTCCTGTTCCTCTTCTGGTGGTTCTGGCGCAAACCGCGCGTGAAGCCGGCGGAGGGTGTGGAATCGATGCTGGCGCAGCATGTGAAATATTACCGCCAGCTGAATGACGCCGATAAAAAACGTTTTGCCTCGGAAGTCACTGAATTCATGGGCCATGTGACCGTGGAAGGCGTCGGTACGGATGTGGACGATCTCGACCGTGTACTGATCGCCGCCAGCGCCGTGATACCCATTTTTGCGTTCCCGGGCTGGAAATACCGCAACCTGACCAATGTTATCCTCTACCCCGATACGTTCGACGAAAAATACCAGTTCGAAGGCGACCGCCGGTCTATCATGGGAATGGTGGGCAGCGGTCCTTTAAACGGGCAGATGTTGCTCAGCAAAAGTGCCCTGCGCGGCGGTTTCTCCGAAATCACCGACAAAAGCAACACGGCCATCCACGAATTCGTGCACCTCGTCGACAAAACGGACGGTACGGTGGACGGCATGCCCCAGTCCCTCTTGCAGCACCGCTACAGCATGCCCTGGCTGCAGGTGATGCATGCCGAAATAAAAAGGATCGAAACCGGCCAATCCGATATCAATCCTTATGCGGCCATGAACGAAAGCGAGTTCCTGGCCGTGGTGTCGGAGTATTTCTTTGAAAATCCCGCCCGCATGCAGGAGCATCATCCCGAGCTGTATGATATTCTTTCCAAAATGTTCAACCAGAACCCTGCTGCGGTGGTCAACAACGGCGCAGTAGAATAA
- a CDS encoding AsmA family protein, whose translation MPRWIRISLISAGSLLALVIVLWLILALVMRSRKQAILSEITQQLSETIDGDLVIRDMEPSLLRGFPNISVTLKDVTLKDSLFNRHGHTLLDVREVFVKVNPFAILRNQVDIRQITLENGAIYLYTDSTGYSNTYLFKGKKKSPSAKPKEPTIRDIRMRNILFTFENQPKFKLYRLDIRSLRGDMDYKNGGWVCRVRKEIKILDLTFNTSKGSYAKDKTLTADVKVSWDKVKKILNIAEQPFRFDGQPVKIAAEFNLSTRPAHFNLHIAAESIPFRMATSLVTPNISSKLDSLDFEKPLNVYADVRGRMQFRDTPYVRVTWNTDNNVMTGKNISLERVGFKGAFLNEVNPNMGHNSANSRLSIYDFRAEFDSIPVSADTIRVLNLQQPVLTGRFKSQFPLTRLTHPIGAHLFNFTKGTALVDLEYAGGWDPKDTVAGYIKGVVQIKDGGFVYVPRNQTVQECQATLDFTGADLYFRNVRLRSGSSTMQLEGSIKNMLNFYFAAPEKIQMDWTLNSPLVNLNEFQRFFVKRDRKQAAASRNQRHKASRVLRQLEVVLEECSVNIQLAVNKIRYRQFAADNVRAGLHLSKEQVRVFEVALQTAGGSMVVNGHIDHAGNGNDKFRMDARIRQVQVDQLFRSFENFGQDGIEAKNLKGTFSATANITGGMREDATVKPHSMFGSVTFDLNKGALVHFEPLENLGRFVFRKRDMSNITFERIHNTLDIRGNKIIIRPMLIASSVLNIQLEGVYGMPRGTDIKMQVPLRNPKKDELVTDADELRKRRKSGIVINLNAVDDGSGKVKLKLGKGKDEPTNE comes from the coding sequence ATGCCGCGTTGGATAAGAATTTCACTCATTTCCGCTGGAAGCCTGCTGGCCCTGGTGATCGTATTATGGCTCATCCTGGCCCTGGTGATGCGCAGCCGCAAACAGGCCATCCTTTCCGAAATCACGCAACAGCTCAGCGAAACCATCGACGGCGACCTGGTGATCCGCGATATGGAACCCTCACTGCTCCGCGGTTTCCCGAATATTTCCGTGACCCTGAAAGATGTGACGCTGAAAGACAGCCTCTTTAACCGCCACGGCCATACACTGCTCGACGTCAGGGAGGTTTTCGTGAAAGTGAACCCTTTCGCCATCCTTCGCAACCAGGTCGATATCCGGCAGATCACGCTGGAAAACGGCGCCATTTACCTGTATACCGACAGTACGGGGTATTCCAACACCTACCTGTTCAAAGGCAAAAAGAAATCGCCGTCCGCCAAACCCAAAGAGCCCACCATCCGGGATATCCGGATGCGCAATATCCTGTTCACCTTCGAGAACCAGCCCAAATTCAAATTATACCGCCTCGATATCCGGTCGCTGCGCGGTGATATGGACTATAAAAACGGCGGATGGGTGTGCCGGGTGCGGAAGGAAATAAAAATCCTCGACCTTACTTTCAACACCTCCAAAGGCAGTTACGCCAAAGACAAAACGCTCACGGCCGACGTGAAAGTCAGCTGGGATAAGGTCAAAAAGATCCTCAACATCGCCGAACAGCCCTTCCGCTTCGACGGGCAGCCGGTGAAGATCGCCGCGGAGTTCAACCTTTCCACCCGGCCCGCTCATTTTAACCTCCATATCGCGGCGGAGAGCATCCCGTTCCGGATGGCCACCTCGCTGGTAACGCCGAATATTTCTTCCAAGCTCGACAGTCTCGATTTTGAAAAACCCCTCAACGTTTACGCCGATGTGCGCGGCCGGATGCAGTTCCGCGATACGCCCTATGTACGGGTAACCTGGAATACGGACAACAACGTGATGACCGGCAAAAACATTTCCCTGGAACGGGTCGGCTTCAAAGGCGCGTTCCTCAATGAAGTAAACCCCAACATGGGGCATAACAGCGCCAATTCACGGTTAAGTATATACGACTTCCGGGCGGAATTCGACAGCATCCCGGTTTCGGCGGATACCATCCGCGTGCTGAACCTGCAACAGCCGGTGCTCACGGGGCGTTTCAAATCACAGTTCCCGCTCACCCGGCTCACGCATCCCATCGGCGCGCACCTGTTCAATTTCACGAAGGGCACTGCGCTGGTAGACCTGGAGTATGCCGGCGGATGGGACCCGAAAGACACGGTGGCCGGTTATATCAAAGGCGTGGTGCAGATCAAAGACGGCGGTTTCGTATACGTACCCCGCAACCAGACGGTGCAGGAATGCCAGGCCACGCTCGACTTCACCGGCGCCGACCTTTATTTCCGGAACGTGCGCCTGCGCAGCGGCAGCAGTACCATGCAGCTCGAAGGCAGTATCAAAAACATGCTCAATTTCTATTTCGCCGCGCCGGAGAAAATACAAATGGACTGGACGCTGAACAGCCCCCTCGTGAACCTCAACGAGTTCCAGCGCTTTTTTGTGAAACGCGACCGCAAGCAGGCTGCCGCCTCCAGAAACCAGCGCCACAAGGCTTCCCGCGTGCTGCGGCAGCTGGAAGTGGTGCTGGAGGAATGCAGCGTGAACATACAGCTGGCCGTCAACAAAATCCGCTACCGCCAGTTTGCGGCGGACAATGTGCGCGCCGGCCTGCACCTGTCCAAAGAGCAGGTGCGCGTATTCGAGGTGGCGCTGCAAACCGCCGGCGGCTCCATGGTGGTGAACGGCCACATCGACCATGCCGGCAACGGCAATGATAAGTTCAGGATGGACGCCCGCATCCGCCAGGTGCAGGTAGACCAGCTGTTCCGCTCGTTCGAGAACTTCGGGCAGGATGGCATCGAAGCCAAAAACCTGAAAGGCACCTTTTCCGCCACCGCCAACATCACTGGCGGCATGCGCGAAGACGCCACCGTAAAGCCGCATTCCATGTTCGGCTCCGTGACCTTCGACCTGAACAAAGGCGCCCTCGTGCATTTCGAGCCCCTCGAGAACCTCGGCCGTTTCGTGTTCCGCAAACGGGACATGAGCAACATCACCTTCGAGCGCATCCACAACACACTCGATATCCGCGGCAACAAAATCATCATCCGTCCCATGCTCATCGCCAGCAGCGTGCTGAATATACAGCTGGAAGGCGTGTACGGCATGCCCAGGGGCACCGATATCAAAATGCAGGTGCCGCTCCGTAACCCGAAAAAGGACGAGCTAGTGACCGATGCCGACGAATTGCGGAAACGCCGTAAAAGCGGCATCGTCATCAACCTTAACGCCGTCGACGATGGCAGCGGAAAGGTGAAGCTGAAACTCGGAAAGGGGAAGGATGAGCCCACAAATGAGTAA
- a CDS encoding type 1 glutamine amidotransferase domain-containing protein: MEPKNLQDKKVAVLVADGFEESEFTKPIEALKAAGATVEVISLKKGSVKAWAHTDWGGEYPVDKTVDAVQSADYDALVLPGGVMNPDLLRVNKKAVEFVKGFADEAKPIAAICHGPWTLIETGMVQGRKMTSYPSIKTDLVNAGAAWSDREVVVDNGLVTSRRPDDLPAFCEKMIEEIAEGQHLSRSRGVHQLG, encoded by the coding sequence ATGGAACCGAAAAATCTGCAGGACAAAAAAGTGGCGGTACTGGTTGCCGATGGATTTGAGGAATCGGAATTCACCAAACCCATCGAAGCTTTAAAAGCAGCAGGCGCCACCGTGGAAGTTATTTCCCTGAAAAAAGGATCCGTGAAAGCATGGGCGCACACCGACTGGGGTGGCGAATACCCCGTGGATAAAACAGTGGATGCCGTACAGTCGGCCGACTACGATGCGCTGGTATTGCCCGGCGGCGTGATGAACCCCGATCTGCTGCGGGTCAACAAAAAGGCGGTGGAATTCGTCAAAGGCTTCGCCGACGAGGCCAAACCCATCGCCGCCATCTGCCACGGCCCCTGGACGCTGATCGAAACAGGCATGGTGCAGGGCCGCAAGATGACATCATATCCTTCGATAAAAACTGACCTGGTGAATGCAGGTGCAGCATGGTCCGACCGGGAAGTGGTGGTCGACAACGGGCTTGTCACCAGCCGCAGACCGGACGATCTGCCGGCTTTCTGTGAGAAAATGATTGAGGAAATTGCAGAGGGACAGCACCTTTCAAGATCCAGAGGCGTCCATCAGTTAGGTTAA
- a CDS encoding SRPBCC family protein: protein MDQEHEMDKPQAGYMYENSTLINVSKNGRILSAAAGAALLYSGICGIGKKPVNGLCQVLAGGYLLYRGISGNCPIKAMIEGNDHAHHAKAINIRTSVLVDAPIADVYAYWRQLDNLPAFMGHLHDVHLLDNHRSHWTVKLMGDLTLEWDAEIVDERENDFFGWRSLEGATVMNAGKVRFRETLSGGTIIYVTISYRPPAGYAGAGLAKLLNPAFARLVKHDVKNFKHHLEHLYG from the coding sequence ATGGACCAGGAACACGAAATGGACAAACCCCAGGCGGGGTACATGTACGAAAACTCTACCCTCATCAACGTATCGAAGAACGGCCGTATTTTATCCGCCGCCGCAGGCGCTGCCCTGCTGTATTCCGGTATTTGCGGCATCGGCAAAAAGCCTGTAAACGGTCTTTGCCAGGTACTCGCCGGCGGTTACCTGCTGTACCGCGGTATTTCCGGCAATTGCCCCATCAAGGCCATGATCGAAGGCAACGATCACGCGCATCATGCAAAGGCCATCAACATCCGCACCTCCGTGCTCGTGGACGCGCCCATTGCCGACGTGTATGCCTACTGGCGGCAGCTCGACAACCTGCCCGCATTCATGGGCCACCTGCACGACGTGCACCTGCTCGACAACCACCGTTCGCACTGGACCGTGAAACTCATGGGCGACCTGACCCTCGAGTGGGACGCGGAAATCGTGGACGAACGGGAAAACGACTTTTTCGGCTGGCGCTCGCTCGAAGGAGCCACCGTGATGAACGCCGGGAAGGTGCGGTTCAGGGAAACACTGAGCGGCGGCACGATCATTTACGTGACGATATCATACCGCCCGCCCGCCGGGTATGCCGGCGCCGGGCTCGCCAAACTGCTGAACCCCGCGTTTGCGCGGCTGGTGAAGCACGATGTCAAGAACTTCAAACATCACCTCGAACATCTTTACGGTTGA
- a CDS encoding mechanosensitive ion channel family protein: MEWTQLIFDKLQRWGEAAIRMLPNLALAIVIFIAFYLLARLIRRLVYRISCKISDKTAISNLISGMAYFVVFTIGIFTALEVLKLDKAVSSLLAGAGIIGLALGFAFQDLTANFISGIYITFRKPFDVGDIIETNGFTGTVENIQFRSSTMRTSDGLYIIIPNKDIFQKPIINHSLTKERKIELSILVPFNKEPPPVLNEIIDTIRGISSQEELLDDDRPPEVFFSGIEGTNLKLTITLWIDNNHISAYNAARHRLITQVLDALRGKQLLP; encoded by the coding sequence ATGGAATGGACGCAACTGATTTTCGACAAATTGCAGCGCTGGGGCGAAGCCGCCATCAGGATGCTGCCGAACCTGGCCCTGGCCATCGTCATTTTTATCGCTTTTTACCTGCTGGCGCGCCTCATCCGCAGGCTGGTATACCGGATTTCATGCAAAATCTCCGATAAAACGGCCATCAGCAACCTGATCAGCGGCATGGCCTACTTCGTGGTATTCACCATCGGCATCTTTACGGCCCTGGAAGTGCTGAAACTCGACAAAGCGGTGTCGTCCCTGCTGGCGGGCGCAGGGATCATCGGCCTGGCGCTGGGTTTTGCGTTCCAGGACCTGACGGCGAATTTCATCTCGGGCATTTACATCACCTTCCGCAAACCGTTCGATGTGGGCGACATCATCGAAACCAACGGTTTTACGGGCACGGTGGAAAACATCCAGTTCCGGAGCTCCACCATGCGCACGTCCGACGGGTTGTACATCATCATCCCCAATAAAGACATCTTCCAGAAACCCATCATCAACCACTCCCTCACCAAAGAGCGGAAAATAGAGCTGAGCATACTGGTACCCTTCAACAAAGAGCCGCCGCCGGTGCTGAACGAGATCATCGACACCATCCGGGGGATTTCGAGCCAGGAAGAACTGCTGGACGACGACCGCCCGCCGGAAGTGTTTTTCTCCGGCATCGAGGGCACGAACCTCAAGCTGACCATCACCCTCTGGATCGACAACAACCATATCAGCGCCTATAACGCGGCCCGGCACAGGCTGATCACCCAGGTGCTCGACGCATTGCGTGGAAAACAATTACTCCCTTAA